DNA from Rubripirellula lacrimiformis:
TCTGCGATGGCGACACCGCCAGCCCAATACGCGGTGCTTTCGGAAACCGGTACGATCCCAAACCGTGCCCCCAGTCCCCAATAGTCACAAATTTCCAATCGCTGAAAAGCCGAGTCCCGCTGATAGACACCAATCCAATTGACGAAGCCTTGAAAAACGGGCTGGTTGTTGCCAACCACATAACGACGAGCGACGGAGTTCATTCTTCCGTCGGCACCCACAACTAGATCAGCAAGAGTCGATGTCCCATCGGAAAAATGCACTCGGTTGCCATCCTGTACGCCGTCGATCATCGCGGCATCAGCCCCGTAGTGAATGGGGATCCCAAGTTCATCAGCACGTCCGACAAGGATTCGCATCAAGTCTCGACGCAGCACGGAAAGGCTGGGGAAGCCCATCGCGGAATCCAGTTGCCGGATGTCAAGACTTCCAAGTTCGTCCCCCGTTTTCGAAATCCGTCGCATCGCGGTGACGGCGCCGGCGACCGAACGAAGTCGATCCAAAACTCCCAGCTCCGATAGCACAAAGGTTGCATTGGGCCAGCACACGATCCCTGCGCCTAGGTGATGCATGGACCGCCGACGTTCGTACACACGAACCGTCTTCCCAATCTGCTTCAGCGAGATGGCGGTCGCCAATCCGGCAATTCCACCACCCAGTATCGCCACGTCCATCTTCCACTCCATCGAACACGATCACCGTGCAGGGGGATTGATGCCAGCGTCCAAAGGTCAGTGGCATAGCCTGCTTGATCACGTTACCGAAACGGCTGTCTTTTGCCAACCAAACGGCGATCGATCAACGTTGGGATGGCCGTGCTTGCAAAAACGCTTAGGCCGTCGATGCGCGCAGGTATCGTTGCCGGATGCGGCGGCGGTTTCTTTCCAGTTCGTCGCTGGCCAGGGACTTTAAGGCGTGGTCGAACACGTCGGAAGAGAATCGCATGGCAGTCAACATACCGACGAAGCTAAGCAACAGAATCACAGGCAACGCTGTCCACAGAAACAGCATGGTGCTGCGCGCGGACTCTTTGGTTCCACCTTCAGCGATGTGGTCTTTTCGGAATTCGCGTTCGACGTTGTTCGGTGACGATCGAAGGTTGTCTTCCATCTGGACCAAGTCCCAGTCCGCCTGCTCCGCCACGCTGACGATGATGTCTAACTTGATGTAGCCATCCAAAATGACCAGACCGGACAGCAGCACCATCGCAAAGATCCCAGCGATGAGGAGAACCTGTCCGTAAAATTGTGCCAGTGAAACGGCTTCTTTGACGACATACCGACGGCGAAAGCGGCCTCGAGAGTTCTTGCAGTTTTCAACGATCAGCTCCCGCACGTCCAACGGAATCGCAACGATACCCACCAGAACCATCAAAGCGAAACAACAGCCATAGAGCGCCAAGATCATCAGGTCTCTCTCCCTTTACGACTTCGTAAGCACAACACTGTGCTCCATCTCGCAGGCCCCTAGCATAGGGGGCGTCGCGGCGTCGGTCCAATCCCCGTTCCCGCAGACTCTTCGCTGGATTCGTTTACTTCGAGGTCAAACCAGCGCGATCGATTTGACCACGAATCACACCAGTCACACGAATTGGGGAAGAAGATGCAACGACTTCGACACGACGGTTCGTTGGACGGGCGATGCGAATATGAGGCGAGGCGAGCGGCAAAACCTGCGGCGGTGCGGCCACATTATGCTGCAAAGAAGAAACGGATTAGCCCCATCGTCAGTGCAAACGTAAACCCGTACGAAAAACGATCCACCGAATATCGAGGTTTGTCGTGATTCGATCGCCACCGTCCCATCGCCTCGAAAATGAAGCCGAGCAAGATTGGGGTGATGGCAAGATTCAGCAGCTGCATCCGTGGCGAAGCGAGCAAGTGCATCGGAAACGCCCACACGGTGATGGCACCCGAAATCGCCCCCATCAACAGATATCCGCCAATCGCCAACCAAACATTGGTTGCCGATCCTTTGCGAAAAATGGCAACGATGCCACGGCCGCCAAGCTCGAAGACGCCTTGCACCAAGATTTCAAGAACCAGTTGTCCGAGAAGTTCAAACAAGATTTCCATTTACCAACAATAGTCATCGCCAGCGAAACAGGGAAAGTGATCGCGGAGCGACTGGGCGAGGAAACCTATTCGCCGTTTGGGCCAACGCTGTGAAGCATTGATTCCCCATGCTTGGGGCGTTTTTTCGTAACGGAACTCGTCAAGAGTTTCGGCCTCGGATGTGAGATCCCCGAAAGTCTTGACGACTTCCGCTACGAAATGCTTCGCTGCGATCGATGCGAGCGTTGGAATCCGCCTTTCGTCGGCACTCCGAACGGCGACTGAAACGTTCTACCGATTCGGTTAGGAATGGCCGGTGGGGATCGGATAGAATGGTTCTCAATTCTGCGGCCTATTTGTTTCCGCCGATTGTTGCCTGGGGATAGATCATGTTTGCCCGTTTTGGTTTCGGCTTGCTGCTAGGGTGCGTCCTGATGCTCGTTTCGGGCGCAGCGAAGGGGACCGAGGCTACGGATTCGACCGATTCGATATCGACCGCCATCGATCAGATATTGTCCGAATCTTGGCAACGCGATGGGATTGCGGCGGCGCCCACCAGTAGCGATGCCGAGTTTCATCGGCGGGTATGGTTCGACTTGGTCGGGGTCGCCCCACCGGTGTGGCAAGTGCGCCAGTTTCTCACTGACGACGATCCCCAGAAACGTGACAAGCTGGTCGATCACTTGTTGGCGTCTCCGGAACATGCCGCTCATATGGCATCGCGTTGGACCGAAACGATTCTGCCGGCGGACTCTCTGACCGATCCGATCCAAAACGCCAACGTGGCGTCGCTGAGTCAATGGTTGCGGTTGCAGTTTCTGGACAACGTTCCTTACGATCATCTGGTGGGCCGTTTCTTGACCGCTGGCGGGGCAGGGGACACCGGTCCGGCCATCTTTTACACATCGCACTCGTTACAGCCCGAGAAGTTGGCGGCGGCCACATCACGGATCTTCTTGGGCATTCAGATTCAGTGCGCCCAATGTCACGACCATCCATTTGATCGTTGGACTCAGCAAGATTTCTGGAGCTACGCGGCGTTCTTTTCTCAGCTTCAGTCGTCCGAATCCGGCATGAATCGCACCCCGATTTTGGAGGACCGACCAGGTGGCGAGGTCACCTTGCCCGACACCGACACGATCGTCTTGCCACGGTATCCAGGCGCAACATCGCCACCGGAACGTGACCCGGGCGACCATCGCCGCCGACAACTGACCATCTGGCTGGCATCGCGAGACAACCCGTACTTTGCACGAGCCGCCGTGAACCGCGTTTGGGCGGACCTGTTCGGTCGTGGGCTGGTCGATCCGGTCGATGCCATGGACGCCGCCAACACACCATCGCACCCGAGAATTTTGGATCTGTTGGCAGACCAATTCACGACCCACAAATTTGATCTTCGCTGGTTGTACGCACAGCTAGCCAAAACCGATGCCTACGGTTTGTCCAGCAAGGTCGACGAAGGCGAACGGCCACCGGATGATTCCTTTGCCGCGATGCAGGTCAAAACGCTATCGGGGGTCCAGTTCTATGACAGTCTGCAACGCAACGTTTTCCACCGCAACGATGCGTCACCTGCGGATCAGTTCAACGCCGCATCCGCTGCCAAAGCCCAGTTTCTGGCTCGCATGCGGGCACCCGGTGCATCGCCGCGGGATTATCCGCACGGCTTGGTCCAGGTGTTGGCGTTGCTGAACGGCACGGAAACCGCGATGGCGACCAACCCGATTCACAGCGGACTGTTGTCGGGCATCGAAGCACCGTTTTTCGATCAAGACACCATCATTGAAACCCTGTTTCTGGCAACGTTATCGCGTCCGCCCAGCGACGATGAAGCGATCCGTTTCGCTGACCACCTAGCCACCGCCGAATCCCAAAGCACTCGCCGTGAAGCCATCAGCGACCTGCTGTGGGTTTTGATCAACACCGCCGAATGCGCCGTTTGTCCCTAGTAGCTTGTCCCACAAAAGACCTGAGCAACCATCGCGAATGTCGCCAAGACTTTCGGCCTCGGATGTGAGATCACCGAAAGTCTTGACGACTTCCGCTACGAAATGCTTCACAACGCTGGCCTAAACGGCTAACGAGATCGACAGACCGTTGGCCAGTTTCGCTACCTTGCTATTCCCTATTCTCCCGCGGAGCGAATCATGTTTCCTAAGACCCCCGCGATGTCGCGACGATCATGGATGTGCAGGGCCACGGTTGGTGGCGGTTCGATCATCAGCGCCAGCCTGGGCGGTGGATCAACCAGCGGTTGGCTGCCCAGTCTATCAGCGGCGACCGAATCGCTGACCCGCCAGGGGCGGCACTGCGTGCTGCTGTGGATGTCAGGCGGGCCGAGTCAGATCGACACCTTTGACATGAAACCCAAACATGGCAACGGCGGCACCATCCAAGAGGTGTCGACCAGTGTGCCAGGAATCCGATTCAGCGAACACCTGCCGCGGCTGGCTAAACAGGCCGGGTCGATGGCGATCCTGCGGGGCGTCAGCACCAAGGAAGGCGATCACCTGCGCGGTGCCACGCTGATGCGAACGGGGTTCATCGCCGGATCCGCGGTGGACTATCCCGCCATCGGATGTTCGTTGTCCAAGGCGCTCGCCGACAACCATCCGATGCAGACGGACAAGACGCTGCCGGGCTACGTCACGATCGCACCTAGCCCGTTAAGTCGGCCATCGATTCGGCCCGGCTTTCTGGGTCCGAAGCATGCCGCGACCACGGTCGAAGCGGTGGGTGGGAACGATCCGGCACGCGGCTTCGCAGAATTGAAAGTCGACTTTCTGAATCGGGCAGCCCACCTTTCGGAAGACCGCCATCAAGCGAGAATGGCGCTGTGGGAATCCATGCAGTCGGACTTCCTGCGTTCACGATCCACCGCCAATGTCGATGCGCACAACACCGTCTATCACGCTGCGATCGACATGATGAACAGCAGCGTCAAAGATGCATTCGACTTGTCGGCCGAAGCCGATGCAACACGCCAGCGGTATGGTTCGGGTACTTTTGGCCAGGGCTGTCTGATGGCTCGCCGATTGATCGAACGCGGCGCACCATTGGTCGAAGTCACCTTAGGCAGTGGCGTCGGATGGGATACCCACGCCGATAACTTTGCTCAGGTCGCCAACCTAAGCCGACAACTGGACGACGGCTGGGCATCGTTGATGGAAGATCTGGATGACCGCGGACTGCTGCAGCGGACGACGATTCTGTGGGCCGGTGAATTTGGCCGTACACCCGTGGTCAACGCCGCCGGTGGTCGCGACCATTTCCCCCAAGCGTTCACCTGCGTGCTGGCCGGCGGCAACGTGGCCGGCGGACAAACCTACGGATCCACTAGCGACGATGGCAACGAGGTGACGGACGGCAAAATCGATCAACGCGATCTGCTTTCGACGCTGTGCACAGCATTAGACGTGGCTCCGGAAACCGAAAACATCGCAGGCGGAGGTCGTCCCATCGCAATCGCCGACGGCCGCGTCGTGAACGAGGTTTTGCAGTCGTGATGTCACGATCTGATCCGGTTTCGATCGCGTTGGCCCCATCGCGGATACGACGACAGCGAAGAATGGCGGCGATGCTGGTCGCTAGTTTTTGCATCGTCGTGGTGCCGACGGGATGTCGCCGAACCGATGTCCCGCCCAATGCCCAAGTATCCAGTGACGAGGTATCCAGTGGCCAAGTATCCAGCGGCCAACCCAATGGGGACCAGCTGAACGAACCCGCCGGCGCCACCCAAGATCCGCCAGGCGATGTTCAGCAAGAACACGCTGCCGCGATGTCCGATGTGGGGGACCCGCAGGCGACGGATCCGCCCGCCAAGATGGCGGCGCTGGTGGACACAGGCGACCGGGACACAGGCGACCGGGACACAGGCGACCGAGACACAGGCGACCGAGACACAGGCGACCGGGACATGGCCGAGCAAGCCGCTTTGCTATCCGGTAGCCAACCGCAGGATCCATTGCTGCCGGGTTCGGATTCGATGGTTGCCGTCGAACCCAGCGATCCGCTTGCCGATATCGACTGGCATCGCGTTTGGGTTCCGACCACCTTGGGACCGTTGATCATCGATTTGGATCTGCGAATCAACGATCACCCCATCGATGACGCGATGAACCAGTGGGTCGTCAGCGTGCTGGAAGACGCGGCTGCCGGTACAGGTGATCCAACGAGCTGGAAATCGCTGGCGGACCATGTCCAGTCGCAGCCGATGTTGTTTGGGGACGCCGTCGTGCGATCGGTAGCCAACCTGGACAACGTGCATCGCCTTTATGACCGCAATCGAAACCGAATGGTCGAAGTGGACGAAGCGACACGGTTTTTGTTTCAAGCATCCAATTTCGCATCGGCCTTTCGTGTGCTGGGGACTCGTTCGTTTCGACATGCCAATCGCGATGATTCCACATTGTGGCAAGTGATCGATGCCGATGGAAACGGTCGCTTGGATGATCGGGAACGCGTGGCATCGGGACAGGTGATCGCCACGCGACTGGATCGCAATGGCGACAGCAAAATCAGCATCGATGAAGCCAGACCAATGTCCGCTGGTGCGACCGATCAAGCGTGGGACCGCCGGCGGACCCATCGCCGTGGTGATGTTGCTATGGATCTGGATGGTTACATCGATTGGTCAACGGTCGCCTACGTTCTGCAGCGTGACGATCCAACGCTGGTCTTTCATATCCAGCGAAATCTAAAGGATGTTTTGGACCAGGATCAAAACCAATCGGTATCCACGCAAGAGGCCGAGGGGCTGCTTGAAGTGCCAGCCGATCTTCGGCTAGCGATTCAGTGGGACGCGTCGACATCGGAGGAGAACACCGGAACACGACTCGATGCACCCGAGATCCACCAAATTCTATCCGGACGACCGATGGAATCTGCGGCGACTATCCACGGGGATTCGCCCAGCGGTGGAACGCGATCTTTGATGTACGCCGATGATCGAATTCGGGTTGTGATTGAAACGGTTGCGTCCGCCCAAGCGGTGGGCGATTCCATTTGGCGATGGCAGATCCGAGGAAGGGCGGCGGAGGTGTCGGACGTTGTCTTCGCATGGCTGGATACCAACAATGATCGATCCATTTCCCAGCGTGAACAATCTGCCGCTGCCGACCGGTTGGAATCGGTGACCACCATCGACGACCTGCCCGATACGATTTGGATTCGACTGGGCCGCGGCGATCCCGCACTGGACGATCAAACCTTTTCGATGTCCCGGCCAGTGGTGACCGAAGACCAGGACCAACGGCCTCGATGGGCATCCGCCATGGATGCCAACCAGGATGGCGACATTTCGCCCGTCGAGTTCCTGGGGACCCCCAAACAGTTTGCCAACTTTGACCACAATGGGGATGGTTTCATTGGTGGCGACGAAATCGAAGCCCAAGACTGAACGTCCGTCCCCGTCCTGATCAGGAAAATGCAGGTTTTCGCGATCGGATCACCCCTAGCAGGGGTTTCGAAGGCATTCCTTTGGCCAGATCATAGGCGGCAATGACCACGGCGGATCCCGGCAATCGAGGGACATTCGTAAGAGTCACTTTTCAAAGCTTTTCAAATTCAACTTCGATGGCTCGGCTTTTCTAGCCATCGCAGACGCCTGTCTTTCTTCGTTCGGAGATGTCGGCCATGCAACGTCCATCCATTTCGATGACCTGTCTATGGGTCAGTGCGGTCTGGTTCATCACCGGATCACTGACCACGCCGGTCGCCCACGCAATCGAAAGCGTTCCCCCGACCGGGCTAAAGACGGGTGACCCGATCGGTGCGTTTCGCGTCTTGAAGGTCGGCGGCGCGTTGGATGACGGAGTCGAACCGGGCGCTGACCTGTGCTACCGATGCCGCTATGGGTCCAGCCCGATGGTGTTGGTCTTTGCACGAAAGACCGGGCCCAAGGCGGTGGAATTGGTCCGAAAGCTAGATGCCGCGATCGAGTCCAATGAATCGTCTCGGCTGCGAGGGCTGGTGACCTTCCTGGGTGACAACGCCACCGAAACCCGATCGGCAGCGGACCAGTTTTTGGACCAGTCGCAGGCCAAGTTGGTCCCGATCGTGGTGGCCGAAGACTTGCAACACGGTCCGATTGGATATCGCATTGACGATCAAGACGACGTGACGATCGTGGTCGCCCAAGACAGTCAGGTGGTGACCACGTTCCAGTTTGCGGCCGCCGAAATCGATCCGTCGATGGTGCTGCGGGCAGTCGCAAAGATGCTTCGCCAATGAATGCCGCGCATCACCTGATTAAGAGTTCAAAAACTTAAACTCGAACTCGAACTTAAACTCGAACTTTCTTCCCGGCGCCACACCAAAGCACACAAGTCGAAATAAGCAGGCAGCTAGGTGACTTTCGGTTGATTAGCCGCCTAGGGCAACGCTGTGAAGCGTTTATTCACTATGCTTGGGGCGTTTTTTCGTAGCGGAACTCGTCAAGAGTTTCGGCCTCGGATGGGAGATCACCGAAAGTCTTGACGACTTCCGCTACGAAATGCTTCACAGCGTTGGCCCACACGGGTGATGGTTTTCTAGGCCATCATTGCTGTCTGCTTAGCTAGCCATCTTGCGGTAGTAATCGATGCTGTTGGCCAGACCCTGGCTCATCGAAACATCGGGTTCAAAATGCAAACGATTGCGGGCCTGCGAGACATCGGCTAGCGAGTCCCGGACGTCGCCGGCGCGGGGCGGTTCATGAATCGGTTCGATGGTTTCACCAAGCAACTGGCTTAGCGTGGTCAGCAATTCCAGTAATGTCGTGCGTTCCCCGCGAGCCACGTTGAAGGTACCTCCGGCCGCATCGGGAACCGTCGCCGCCAATAGGTTTGCCTTGGCCACGTCGGTGACATAGACAAAGTCGCGTGACTGAAGCCCGTTGCCATAGATCGTCGGCTGTTTGCCCGACAGGATCATCGAAACGAACCTTGGAATGACCGCGCTGTACTCGCTTTGCGGATCCTGGCGTGGTCCGAAGACGTTGAAATAACGCAGGATCACCGTTTCGATATCAAAACTGCTTTGGAACGCTTTGCAATACGCCTCGGACGCCAACTTGGATGCTGCGTAGGGCGACAGCGGCGCGATCGGATCGGTTTCTCGTTTGGAAACGAACGCCGAATCACCGTAGGCCGCACTGGTCGATGCAAGCACCAGCCGGCGGACCTTTGCATCTGTCGCCGCCCGCAGCAATTCCACGGTGCTGGTCGTCGTCCATGCGTGGCACACCGCCGGTTCCCGCATGCTGCGTGGGACGCTGGCCATGGCGGCGTGGTGAAAAATCACATCGATCCCGTCGACACATTTCTTGACTGCCGAAGCGTCCGATGCATCGCCTTCGACAATCTCCACCATGGGGTCGTCACGCACGTGATCCAGGTTGTGCGCGTATCCGGTGCTGTAGTTGTCCAACACCCGCACAAACGATCCCTGCGACCGCAGCGAATCGATCAGGTGCGATCCAATGAAACCTGCACCACCGGTGATCAAACATCGGGAACCGTCGAGCGTGCTGAGATACTTTTCGGTCATCGGCAAACAATCATCTATTGGACAGGTTGAAACATGGACGGAGCCAACAAAAAAACGATGAACCGGGGTACACCCGATCCATCGTCAAAAGAAGTTAGCGTTTACTGACTTTGGCGACTAGCTGGATGCCTTGGCCTTGGTACGAGCTTCGCGAAGTCCGCGGCTAAGGATGTCTCGCAACATGGGCGAGAAATCTTCGTACTTCGATTCGTCAGGAGCACCGTTGGAGAACTGATAGATCGCGTCCCGGGGTTTCACACCCAGCGCGATCAACGTGCTGCTGACCGTCGCGTAGTCGCCGTTGCGGACGACCATGCTGGGGCGGCCTGGACCGACAGGGGCACGAGCGAACACTTTGCTAGCGACCGCCAGGAACTTGACCGGCGAATCCAACGTTTGAAGCGTCAGCAGGCGGCGAGCCATCTGGACCCGTTGATCTTCGGGATCATTCAGGTTTCGCGATCCGATGATGTTCAAACCGTCTTTCAGTTCGACCACATCCTGACGCTCGTCAGCGTGGATCGCGTAACCGTTCTTGGCGTCCGCGATGATGATGTTACAGCCTTCGTAACGGATCTTTGCGAACTCGGTTTCGGCCTTTTCCAATGCACGGCTTGCCGATCCGCAACGCAGCAGGTCTAAAGCTAGCAGACCTCGCGAACGTTGACCGAACAGCGGCATCGTGGTCGCACGATTGCAAAGCCCGACAAACAAGCCGTTTTGGTTGACCCCTAGCCAGGTGCCACCCGCTTTTTGGTCGACTCCGCATA
Protein-coding regions in this window:
- a CDS encoding FAD-dependent monooxygenase encodes the protein MDVAILGGGIAGLATAISLKQIGKTVRVYERRRSMHHLGAGIVCWPNATFVLSELGVLDRLRSVAGAVTAMRRISKTGDELGSLDIRQLDSAMGFPSLSVLRRDLMRILVGRADELGIPIHYGADAAMIDGVQDGNRVHFSDGTSTLADLVVGADGRMNSVARRYVVGNNQPVFQGFVNWIGVYQRDSAFQRLEICDYWGLGARFGIVPVSESTAYWAGGVAIADADGACDLDSIVQLRRAFDGWPVPVGEIVSQGSASDTRRLILYDHDPLPQWHKDNVLLVGDAAHAALPTSGQGAGQALEDAWVLGRELAAFPGDHETAIAAFTQKRREKTAGITLAGRRLAGILFNTDETECADRDQKATRTDYAAMVAGMATGWGAGLPMGIEHRFG
- a CDS encoding DUF1549 domain-containing protein; this translates as MFARFGFGLLLGCVLMLVSGAAKGTEATDSTDSISTAIDQILSESWQRDGIAAAPTSSDAEFHRRVWFDLVGVAPPVWQVRQFLTDDDPQKRDKLVDHLLASPEHAAHMASRWTETILPADSLTDPIQNANVASLSQWLRLQFLDNVPYDHLVGRFLTAGGAGDTGPAIFYTSHSLQPEKLAAATSRIFLGIQIQCAQCHDHPFDRWTQQDFWSYAAFFSQLQSSESGMNRTPILEDRPGGEVTLPDTDTIVLPRYPGATSPPERDPGDHRRRQLTIWLASRDNPYFARAAVNRVWADLFGRGLVDPVDAMDAANTPSHPRILDLLADQFTTHKFDLRWLYAQLAKTDAYGLSSKVDEGERPPDDSFAAMQVKTLSGVQFYDSLQRNVFHRNDASPADQFNAASAAKAQFLARMRAPGASPRDYPHGLVQVLALLNGTETAMATNPIHSGLLSGIEAPFFDQDTIIETLFLATLSRPPSDDEAIRFADHLATAESQSTRREAISDLLWVLINTAECAVCP
- a CDS encoding DUF1501 domain-containing protein, with the translated sequence MFPKTPAMSRRSWMCRATVGGGSIISASLGGGSTSGWLPSLSAATESLTRQGRHCVLLWMSGGPSQIDTFDMKPKHGNGGTIQEVSTSVPGIRFSEHLPRLAKQAGSMAILRGVSTKEGDHLRGATLMRTGFIAGSAVDYPAIGCSLSKALADNHPMQTDKTLPGYVTIAPSPLSRPSIRPGFLGPKHAATTVEAVGGNDPARGFAELKVDFLNRAAHLSEDRHQARMALWESMQSDFLRSRSTANVDAHNTVYHAAIDMMNSSVKDAFDLSAEADATRQRYGSGTFGQGCLMARRLIERGAPLVEVTLGSGVGWDTHADNFAQVANLSRQLDDGWASLMEDLDDRGLLQRTTILWAGEFGRTPVVNAAGGRDHFPQAFTCVLAGGNVAGGQTYGSTSDDGNEVTDGKIDQRDLLSTLCTALDVAPETENIAGGGRPIAIADGRVVNEVLQS
- a CDS encoding EF-hand domain-containing protein; protein product: MSRSDPVSIALAPSRIRRQRRMAAMLVASFCIVVVPTGCRRTDVPPNAQVSSDEVSSGQVSSGQPNGDQLNEPAGATQDPPGDVQQEHAAAMSDVGDPQATDPPAKMAALVDTGDRDTGDRDTGDRDTGDRDTGDRDMAEQAALLSGSQPQDPLLPGSDSMVAVEPSDPLADIDWHRVWVPTTLGPLIIDLDLRINDHPIDDAMNQWVVSVLEDAAAGTGDPTSWKSLADHVQSQPMLFGDAVVRSVANLDNVHRLYDRNRNRMVEVDEATRFLFQASNFASAFRVLGTRSFRHANRDDSTLWQVIDADGNGRLDDRERVASGQVIATRLDRNGDSKISIDEARPMSAGATDQAWDRRRTHRRGDVAMDLDGYIDWSTVAYVLQRDDPTLVFHIQRNLKDVLDQDQNQSVSTQEAEGLLEVPADLRLAIQWDASTSEENTGTRLDAPEIHQILSGRPMESAATIHGDSPSGGTRSLMYADDRIRVVIETVASAQAVGDSIWRWQIRGRAAEVSDVVFAWLDTNNDRSISQREQSAAADRLESVTTIDDLPDTIWIRLGRGDPALDDQTFSMSRPVVTEDQDQRPRWASAMDANQDGDISPVEFLGTPKQFANFDHNGDGFIGGDEIEAQD
- a CDS encoding NAD-dependent epimerase/dehydratase family protein, which codes for MTEKYLSTLDGSRCLITGGAGFIGSHLIDSLRSQGSFVRVLDNYSTGYAHNLDHVRDDPMVEIVEGDASDASAVKKCVDGIDVIFHHAAMASVPRSMREPAVCHAWTTTSTVELLRAATDAKVRRLVLASTSAAYGDSAFVSKRETDPIAPLSPYAASKLASEAYCKAFQSSFDIETVILRYFNVFGPRQDPQSEYSAVIPRFVSMILSGKQPTIYGNGLQSRDFVYVTDVAKANLLAATVPDAAGGTFNVARGERTTLLELLTTLSQLLGETIEPIHEPPRAGDVRDSLADVSQARNRLHFEPDVSMSQGLANSIDYYRKMAS
- a CDS encoding NRDE family protein, which gives rise to MCLLAVQYRLVPESPILVAANREEYIDRPSLSPSIQSGKPRVLCGVDQKAGGTWLGVNQNGLFVGLCNRATTMPLFGQRSRGLLALDLLRCGSASRALEKAETEFAKIRYEGCNIIIADAKNGYAIHADERQDVVELKDGLNIIGSRNLNDPEDQRVQMARRLLTLQTLDSPVKFLAVASKVFARAPVGPGRPSMVVRNGDYATVSSTLIALGVKPRDAIYQFSNGAPDESKYEDFSPMLRDILSRGLREARTKAKASS